The genomic stretch GAATGCTCTTTTCACAAAAAGGGCGAATGAAATTAAGTAAATTTTATATATACGAACGAATTAAAAGTTTATACAATAGTTAATAATCCAATCATAAAACAACAAGCCATCATTCTATCAGCATCCCATTAAAGATAACTATAAGGTAAACAATGAGTTGGAAAGTGATTAGACAGGATTTTCGAAGGATCAGGCGCACATGGAAAGAAAGCCTGATGATAGCGCTGACGCTGGGTATAGGCGTGGCGGCAAGTACACTTCTGTTCGCGCTTTTATACCGAATGGTGATACGCCCGCTGCCGTATTCTCACTCCGAACAGCTGGTTTATATTTCAGAAACCAATTCCGGCGGGGCTTCCATACCAGCCGCTTCACCGGACGTGGCCGACTGGCAAGCCATGAGCCACGGCTTGGAATCCCTGGCAAGCTACGGCGGCCAGCCCATCACCGTTTTGGGAGGCAGCTATCCGGTGCGAGTAGAAGGCACCGGCGTTTCCCGGGACTTCTTCCACGTACTGCAGGTGCAGCCTGCCATGGGACGTACATACTCTGCGGAAGAGCAGCAGTTGCATGGTTCCCCGGTCGTGCTGGTCAGCGATCGCTTCTGGAAAGACCAACTCGGGGGACGACCCGAGGCCATCGGCAAGAGCCTGCGCATCCTCGACATGGACTTCACCGTCATCGGCGTAATGCCTCCTGCATTCGAATTTCCAGGCAAGACACAGATCTGGATCTCGCGCGAGATATTTCCCAGCTCAACAGATCGCAGCGCCCATAACGATTTCGTGATCGGACGGCTCAAGCCGGGCGCTTCCGTCACTGAAGCCGGGTCGGAGCTGCAAGGAATCGCCCGCGAATTGCAGGCCAAATACCCCACTACCAATCATGGAGTTGGAGTACGAGTGGAGACGCTCCAGGAACACTTGTTGGGTGAACAAAAGACCGCTTTGTTGCTGGCCTTCGGAGTGGGGCTGTGCGTCCTGATCATTGCCGGGGCGAACCTAGCCAATCTTTTCCTGAGTCGGGTGCTCACGCGGCAGAACGAACTGCTGATCCGCGAAGCTTTTGGCGCCACTCGCAACATGATCGTTAAAGATCTTTTACGAGAAGCTGTATTGCTTGCCGTGGCTGGCGGAAGCGTGGGACTGTTGGGAACCTATGTGTCCATCCGGATTCTGCGGCAATGGTCGCTCTCGTGGTCGTCTGTGGGAGCGCTGGGCATTGACGGCGCAGTCAGCGCGTACGCGTTCGTCATCGCCGTGCTGGCAGCGTGCCTCGCTGTGATCGCGGCCGCGTTCAACCACCGTCGCAGTAACCCTGCCGCGGTGGTCAGGGGTGCGCCTATGACTTCTACCACAAACCGGCAGCAATCCTGGCTGCGCACCACCCTGGTTTCCGCTGAAGTGGGAATCGCATTTGCAGTTTGCCTGAGCGCCGGCTTGCTGCTTCACAGCTGGGACAAGGTCGCTTCGCAGCCTTCCGGCCTGCGTGACGCCAACATGCTGGTGGCAAACTTGTCATTGCCGGCCGTCCCGGGCTCTGAAGAAGCTGCGGCCCAACATACTGTCACGTTTTATCAATCCCTGCTGCAACAGGTTTCCGGCATTGCCGGAGTGCGTTCGGCGGCCGTGGTGAATGATGTGCCTTTTTCCGGCAACGATCATAACGGAAATTTCATCATCGAAGGCTCGGGAGAAAGCGGAGGAGGACAGGAGAACGGAGCTAACTTCCGCGTGGTGAGCTCTGAGTATTTCAATACCATGGGGATTCCTGTGCTGGAAGGGCGCGGCCTCAGCGACTCCGACAACTCCGGCGCAACGGCCGTTGCCGTGATAGACGCCGAGACGAGAAAACAGTATTTCCGCGACCATGATCCCATCGGCAGGCGCATCAAGCTGACCGGCCTCGACCCCAAGGCGGATTGGGCCACCGTAGTAGGCGTTTGCGGCACTGTTCGTGATATGCAACTGAACGCCGCGACTTCGCCCCACATTTATGTTCCGTTGAGCCAGCATCCGGGCGCGGTGATGGACGCGGGCATCATCCTGCGCACCGAAGCTACTCCCACCAGCCTCATTGGTCCGGTCCGCAATCTGGTTGCGGGCTTGCAGCCCGGCGGGGTAGTGGAGTTCACTACGACTTCCGACCTCTTGGCAAATTCCCTGAAGAATTTTCGCCTCCGCGCGTCGCTGGTGCTGGCGCTGTCTCTGATCGCGCTGGCGCTATCAATGATCGGCATCTATGCGCTGGCCAGCACGATGGTCCGCGAGAGACGAAAGGAAATCGCCATACGCATTGCTGTAGGCGCGGACTTGAAGCAGATTGTCAGGTTCGTCCTCTTTAAAGGATTGCTGCCGGTGCTGTACGGGGCCGCCGCCGGCTTGGCCCTTTCCTACAGCGTGGCTTTTCTGTGGAGGAAATTCCTGTTTGGCGTTTCCGTCTGGGACCCGGCCACCTTTATCGCGGTTCCGGCGTTACTGATAGGCGCCGGGCTGCTGGCCAATGTCGTCCCCGCGTTTTTTTCCGTCAAAATCAATACCCAGCAAATGCTTAAGGAACAATAACCCTGATGCCTCGCCCCGCGGTGAGGCATTCCTCCTTGAAAATTCAGGTTAGCCTCTGCTCCATCCCAGATTGTGCAAAACGGCTCAATCCGGGAGCTCTGGTGGGCCGTGCCACACGGTCTATAGCAAACCTAAAACGGCTTTTGAGGGCGCGGCGGCGTTGCTCCGCTTAGTTTGCCCGATCTCTCTTGGAGTTTCTATTCATGCACAACCTTGCAAATATTACGAATTTCTCCGTCCCGTCCGGTACTATACCAGCTTCCGGAGCAGTTGCTCTGGTCTATACCCCCTGGGGATCTTTCACTCGTGGGTCGATTGCTCTTGGCATTTTGAAAGAATGCGTCCGCAGCACCGGATGCAGCGCAGATGTGCATTACCTGAACATCGATTTTGCGCAGAAGATCGGTCTGAAGCGGTATGACCATATCGCGCGAAATTCCGTGCTGAGCGCGGAATGGTTCTTCTCCAGAGCGCTGTCGGCTTCGGTAGGACAAGAATTCAAGAATGACTGGCACGCATTGAAGTCCACGCCGGAAGGCCGCCGGCTGGCCGATGAATTGACAAACCTGATGGGCGGCTCGGAAGAGCTATGCATCCGGCTGGCCGAACAGACCGTCCCTGAATTCCTTGAGGAATCGCTGGTAGGCGTTCCGTGGGAAAAATACGATGTGATCGGGTTCTCCGTCACATTTGCCCAGACGCAGGCATCATTGCTTCTGGCACAGCGTCTTAAACAGAAGTATCCAGAAAAAACAATCGTGTTCGGCGGGGCCAACGTGGATGCTGGTATGGGATTGCAACTGCTTCGCGCCTTTCCCTGGATCGATTATGTGGTGCACGGAGAGGCGGAAGAATCGTTTCCGGAGCTCCTGAGGAACCTGCTTGCGGGCAAGCGGTTCGTGCCTGTAAATGGCGTCTCCTTCCGCGAGGGCGGCCAGATTGTCGCCGGAGACCATAACGCTCAACCGCTCTCACGGATGGATGACTCGCCCGTTCCCGATTACAGCGACTATATAACTGCAGTGAAAAAAGCAGGCATTCCGGCAAAGTTCCAAGTCAAACTCCCGTTTGAATCCTCGCGTGGATGCTGGTGGGGAGCGAAGCATCATTGCGCATTCTGCGGCCTGAACCGCGATTCCATGGCGTTCCGCAAGAAATCGCCGGCGCGCGTTTATGATGAACTCCTGCACCTTTCGCGCGAGTACGAGTGCAACAATTTCTACGCCGTAGACAATATCCTGGACATGCTTTACTTCACGGAATTACTGCCCCGCCTGGCGGAGCGCAACCTGGACCTCTCCATTTTCTATGAAATCAAGGCGAACCTCTCGCGCGAGCAGGTGCGCATGCTAGCTGCTTCAGGAATCAGGGCAATCCAGCCGGGAATCGAAAGTTTCAACTCCGAGCTGCTGCGCGAGATGAATAAGGGCGTGACGGCGATCCAGAATATTCAGTTATTGAAATGGTGCCGCGAAGAGGGGATTGACGTGGTTTGGAACATTCTTTATAGCTTTCCCGGCGAACAAGCCAGGCATTATGCCGGAATGCCGGAGCTGCTGCGCTCCATTGCGCACCTGCAGCCGCCGCTTTCGGTTTCGCCTGTGATCGTGGAGCGGTTCAGCCCTTACCATTCGCAACGCGAAAAATATAAGCTGAAACTCAAGGCCGCGGAAGTTTATTCCCTTCTTTATCCATCTGAAAAAATGGACCTGGAGAGCTTTGCTTATTATTTCGATACCATCTCCGATGAAGCAGCAGGTTCCAGCGGTGACTACATTTCACCCATGATCGCTGCCTGCAACGAGTGGAAGGCGGCTCCGGCAACCTTCGTCTATGAAAAAGGAGAAGGGTTCAGCGTGCTCTACGACAACCGGCCGCTGATCCCCGGCACGCCCGTAGCCACGCGGCGAATCGTGCTGCGAGACGTCCAAGCCGATATTTATGACTTCTGTGACAAGCATCGCTCTTTCAAAAGCATCCTTGAATGGTGCAACAAGAATGGAAAATCCATGGATGAGTCTCGCCTGCGCAGCTTGCTACAGACTTTGAGTGCCAACAAGCTCATGTTTGAAGAGAATGACCACTACTTGGCGCTGGCTGTTCGCAAGCCCCGCTTGAAAGCATTCAGGCTTACCGGTTGATGCGTCGCGATGCGTCAGCCCGCTTTCAAGTATTCAACGGTAGTGCCAAATTATGCCTACGGAGTTTTGTTATGTGATGTTCATCTGGGAATCGATTGGCATCATCGACGACAATCGCTGGTGAACATTACAGGCGAAGCTTGGTCAGAAATCCGACAACAGTCATTAAGAATCTCAGTGGGTGAGTCGCAGCGCTCCGCACCCGGTCCTGACTTGCCCGGCAAACCCGAAAAATCCCAACCTACAATTCAACCCACAGACTACGATGTCTTGCGCGACTTACGCGTACTTTGGTAGTCCCCGCGTAAGACTTACACAGGCAAAATGTGATCTTACGATGGTCCCGTTTCGCTTTCTGCGAGCCTGAAATACCGCGTATTCAGAAGGGAAGCAGCGTCACGGGCATCGACGGTTTGAACAGGTTGCGACGAGGTAAATTCGTAGCTGCGTCCTGTAAAGAGACCACGAACCCGAATAGGCGATGCCTCCACAGAGCGGATCTTTACAGAAGAGCCGGTTGTTGTTTGCGAATTGCCAGGAGAGTTCGGCGTTGCTGCCGCCGCAACTGGGCGGACGCTGCTTTTCCCGCGCTCCGTCAGTGTAGGTCTCTGGATGCTGCGCGTTGGCGCCTGGCTGCTTTGCCATTCTGATCGTCTATGACCGCAACACATCGTGGGTAGCTCCTTCCGTGGATTGAGAAATTGGTTCAATGATCACCGGCTCCGTCCCGATGCGCTCCAACATGCAGGCACAACCAGAAAGAGCCAGCCAGACGAATAACCACTCCACTAGGTGGCGTGAAATGTAGAGCGCTGCCGGGGCCGCAATCCAGAGGCTGAGGCACTTGAAGCAATCCATCAGCTCACCGGCAAGGCCGCGGCCCAAGAGGGCGCGAAGTCGGTAAATCAGTCCGGCTGGACCGTCTTCGCGCGCCAGCAGGTGCGTGACCCGCCAGGTTGCGAAGACGGCCAGGACAAAGTGAAACATCTCAGTGTCCGCAGATCGCGAAGGTCAGTGGGATGCTCTGACCTTCATTATCACGCAGGCCGGTAGTGAGGCCAGCGCGGACGCCAAGGTCAACAGTGTAGGAACAGTTTGACCAGCTGGTAGTGTCTTCCACAATTGTGCCTGAGCCGCCGCGAGCACTCACCGTAACTCCCGGACCTGACGTAGTAGGAGTGATGTTGCCCGGAGCAGACGGACTGCAACTGGTGATGGAGAGTCCCCAGGAACCGGAATCCATCTCTTCATGATCAACGGTGAACTGCACGGAGAGTTTCTTGTCGATGGGCGTGCAGCACCCGGTGACGAACTCAGCGAAATTCAATTCAATGACCTCCAACCAGTTGTTGATGTGGATCTTGTCGAGCGAGTTGGAGAAGTCTGCGGTCGAAGCGCCCAGCCGCGCGGCTTCAAAGGTGATAGAGAGATCCTGGCCCGCCCTCTGCGCGGCCGCAGGCACGGCAGTTCCGGCCGGCACGCCAGGAAGCGGCGGCCCTCCGGGAACCACTTGCGCAGTGTCAAAGCCAAGCAGGGTCTTGAACCCACCGCCTATAACGCTCGGATCTACCTCGATCCATCCGGTTGTGGGATCCGGCGCGATGTAATGCTTCGGCGCTACCCAGGTATGGCCAACCGCTGGCGGAGTCGGGTCAGGCGGCAGCGGGCTCGATTGGATAATGATATCCTGGAAAATCGTCACAAAAGTTCCAGTGGCATTGCCTGCGCCATCTATCGTCGGCCACAAGATTTGCCGCTCACCCGCCTTGACCGGGCTGACCAAGTTTCCGGTGATGGGCTTGTCGCCGGAGCCGTCGTTATAAAGAAAGCGATACTTCATCTTCTCTCCGGGCGTGGTCGGAGAGTCGATGGGGCAGAAGCCGCCCAATTGCAGCGCTCCATAGAAAGCATAGTTGGGCCCGCCTCCGGTCCCCAAAGAGGGGAAAGGCAGACTCTTGTTCGTCTTGCCGGTTCCAGGATTGATGTCCCCGGAAATATCGAAATAACCCACCGATGTGAACCAGGGGTGTGTTCCTGGCGGCGGGCAGACGCAGAAGCAGAATTCGTGGCACGAAACCGTGCAGATCCAGGAGCAGACCTGCCAGCAGTATGGACCAAAGCCGAAGCGGGCGACGATTTCGCGGTACGCCTCCACGTTGCCGGTCTGTACGGCGTTCACCAAGTCATACAACTCGCGCGGATGGCCTGCCAGTTGCCGGGCCGCCAGGGCGAAGTTCTGCGCCTCTTCGATAGCCAGAGCGCCCCGAAGGACCGCGATCGGAAAGACCTCGCAAAATTCGCGGCAGACGCGCACACAGCGATGCGTGCAAATCAGGCGGCAGATGACCTCGCAGCCGCGGATGAAGCCGGCCCGGGTGATCGCGGAGCGCAGCACTTCGCAGTTGCCGGCGAGTGCGGCTTTTTCAATCGCGCTGAATGCTTTTTCATTGGCAACCAGCTCGCCCAGGGCCCTTCCCGCTGCGCGAATCTCGTGGACAGGATCGACAAAGATCGGCGGCTGCACCCTGCATACGACCTCGCAGATGCGGCGGTAGCCGATGGCGCAAATCCAGTGGCATAGAAGCTGGCAGAATTCCCCCAGCTTGAGTT from Terriglobia bacterium encodes the following:
- a CDS encoding ADOP family duplicated permease → MSWKVIRQDFRRIRRTWKESLMIALTLGIGVAASTLLFALLYRMVIRPLPYSHSEQLVYISETNSGGASIPAASPDVADWQAMSHGLESLASYGGQPITVLGGSYPVRVEGTGVSRDFFHVLQVQPAMGRTYSAEEQQLHGSPVVLVSDRFWKDQLGGRPEAIGKSLRILDMDFTVIGVMPPAFEFPGKTQIWISREIFPSSTDRSAHNDFVIGRLKPGASVTEAGSELQGIARELQAKYPTTNHGVGVRVETLQEHLLGEQKTALLLAFGVGLCVLIIAGANLANLFLSRVLTRQNELLIREAFGATRNMIVKDLLREAVLLAVAGGSVGLLGTYVSIRILRQWSLSWSSVGALGIDGAVSAYAFVIAVLAACLAVIAAAFNHRRSNPAAVVRGAPMTSTTNRQQSWLRTTLVSAEVGIAFAVCLSAGLLLHSWDKVASQPSGLRDANMLVANLSLPAVPGSEEAAAQHTVTFYQSLLQQVSGIAGVRSAAVVNDVPFSGNDHNGNFIIEGSGESGGGQENGANFRVVSSEYFNTMGIPVLEGRGLSDSDNSGATAVAVIDAETRKQYFRDHDPIGRRIKLTGLDPKADWATVVGVCGTVRDMQLNAATSPHIYVPLSQHPGAVMDAGIILRTEATPTSLIGPVRNLVAGLQPGGVVEFTTTSDLLANSLKNFRLRASLVLALSLIALALSMIGIYALASTMVRERRKEIAIRIAVGADLKQIVRFVLFKGLLPVLYGAAAGLALSYSVAFLWRKFLFGVSVWDPATFIAVPALLIGAGLLANVVPAFFSVKINTQQMLKEQ
- a CDS encoding RiPP maturation radical SAM C-methyltransferase, whose product is MHNLANITNFSVPSGTIPASGAVALVYTPWGSFTRGSIALGILKECVRSTGCSADVHYLNIDFAQKIGLKRYDHIARNSVLSAEWFFSRALSASVGQEFKNDWHALKSTPEGRRLADELTNLMGGSEELCIRLAEQTVPEFLEESLVGVPWEKYDVIGFSVTFAQTQASLLLAQRLKQKYPEKTIVFGGANVDAGMGLQLLRAFPWIDYVVHGEAEESFPELLRNLLAGKRFVPVNGVSFREGGQIVAGDHNAQPLSRMDDSPVPDYSDYITAVKKAGIPAKFQVKLPFESSRGCWWGAKHHCAFCGLNRDSMAFRKKSPARVYDELLHLSREYECNNFYAVDNILDMLYFTELLPRLAERNLDLSIFYEIKANLSREQVRMLAASGIRAIQPGIESFNSELLREMNKGVTAIQNIQLLKWCREEGIDVVWNILYSFPGEQARHYAGMPELLRSIAHLQPPLSVSPVIVERFSPYHSQREKYKLKLKAAEVYSLLYPSEKMDLESFAYYFDTISDEAAGSSGDYISPMIAACNEWKAAPATFVYEKGEGFSVLYDNRPLIPGTPVATRRIVLRDVQADIYDFCDKHRSFKSILEWCNKNGKSMDESRLRSLLQTLSANKLMFEENDHYLALAVRKPRLKAFRLTG